A DNA window from Leopardus geoffroyi isolate Oge1 chromosome A1, O.geoffroyi_Oge1_pat1.0, whole genome shotgun sequence contains the following coding sequences:
- the GPR183 gene encoding G-protein coupled receptor 183, translated as MDTKMDNNFTTPSAATQESDCDLYSHHNTARILMPLHYSIVFIIGLVGNVLALVVIVQNRKKINSTTLYSTNLVISDILFTTALPTRIAYYALGFDWRMGEALCRITALVFYINTYAGVNFMTCLSIDRFFAVVHPLRYNKMKRIEHAKGICIFVWIVVFAQTLPLLIKPMSKQEEERTTCMEYPNFEETKSLPWILLGACFIGYVLPLLIILICYSQICCKLFKTAKQNPLTEKSGVNKKALNTIIFIIVVFVLCFTPYHVAIIQHMIKKLQSPDLLECSQRHSFQISLHFTVCLMNFNCCMDPFIYFFACKGYKRKVMKMLKRQVSVSISSAVKSAPEENSREMTETQTMIHSKSLNGK; from the coding sequence ATGGATACAAAAATGGACAACAATTTTACTACACCCTCTGCAGCAACTCAGGAAAGTGACTGTGACCTCTATTCACACCACAACACAGCCAGGATACTGATGCCTCTGCATTACAGCATTGTCTTCATAATCGGGCTTGTGGGAAATGTGCTAGCCTTGGTTGTTATTgttcaaaacaggaaaaaaatcaactctaCCACCCTATATTCAACAAATCTGGTGATTTCTGACATACTTTTTACCACTGCTTTGCCTACACGGATAGCCTACTATGCACTGGGCTTTGACTGGAGAATGGGTGAGGCCTTGTGTAGGATAACTGCTCTCGTGTTTTACATCAACACATACGCAGGTGTGAACTTCATGACCTGCTTGAGCATTGACCGGTTCTTTGCTGTGGTGCACCCTCTGCGATAcaacaagatgaaaagaattgaACATGCAAAAGGCATTTGCATATTTGTCTGGATTGTAGTATTCGCTCAAACACTCCCACTACTCATAAAACCTATGTcaaagcaggaggaagaaaggactACATGCATGGAGTATCCGaactttgaagaaacaaaatctctTCCCTGGATTCTGCTGGGTGCGTGTTTCATAGGATACGTGCTCCCTCTCCTAATCATTCTCATCTGCTATTCTCAAATCTGTTGCAAACTCTTTAAAACTGCCAAACAAAACCCACTGACTGAGAAATCTGGTGTAAACAAAAAGGCTCTCAAcaccattatttttataattgttgtgtttgttctctgtttcACACCTTACCATGTTGCAATTATTCAACACATGATTAAGAAGCTTCAGTCTCCTGATTTACTGGAATGTAGCCAAAGACATTCGTTCCAGATTTCTCTGCACTTTACGGTATGTCTGATGAACTTCAATTGCTGCATGGACCctttcatatatttctttgcATGTAAAGGGTACAAGAGAAAGGTTATGAAGATGTTGAAGCGTCAGGTCAGTGTATCAATTTCCAGTGCCGTGAAGTCAGCCCCTGAAGAAAACTCACGTGAAATGACAGAAACTCAAACAATGATACATTCCAAGTCTTTAAATGGAAAGTAA